One window of Mediterraneibacter butyricigenes genomic DNA carries:
- the rpsB gene encoding 30S ribosomal protein S2 translates to MSVISMKQLLEAGVHFGHQTRRWNPKMAPYIYTERNGIYIIDLQKSVGMVDDAYQAVADIVANGGNILFVGTKKQAQDAIQAEADRCGMFYVNERWLGGMLTNFKTIQSRIARLKDIERMSEDGTFDVLPKKEVIELKKEWAKLEKNLGGIKNMKKLPDAIFVVDPKKERICVQEAHTLGIPLIGICDTNCDPEELDYVIPGNDDAIRAVKLIVSKMADAVIEANQGVGGEDAYYEEEVAEEAAETSAE, encoded by the coding sequence ATGAGCGTTATTTCAATGAAGCAGTTACTGGAAGCAGGTGTTCATTTCGGACATCAGACAAGAAGATGGAACCCTAAAATGGCTCCGTACATTTACACAGAGAGAAATGGTATCTATATTATCGACCTTCAGAAATCTGTTGGAATGGTAGACGATGCATATCAGGCAGTTGCTGATATCGTAGCAAACGGAGGAAACATCCTTTTCGTTGGAACCAAGAAACAGGCTCAGGATGCAATTCAGGCAGAAGCTGACCGTTGTGGAATGTTCTATGTAAACGAGAGATGGCTTGGAGGAATGCTTACAAACTTCAAGACAATCCAGAGCAGAATCGCACGTCTGAAAGATATCGAGAGAATGTCTGAAGATGGAACATTTGATGTTCTTCCTAAGAAGGAAGTGATCGAGCTTAAGAAAGAATGGGCGAAGCTTGAGAAGAACCTTGGCGGAATCAAGAACATGAAGAAACTCCCAGATGCAATTTTTGTTGTAGATCCTAAGAAGGAAAGAATCTGTGTTCAGGAAGCACACACACTTGGAATTCCGTTGATCGGAATCTGTGATACAAACTGTGATCCGGAAGAACTGGATTATGTAATTCCTGGAAATGACGACGCTATCCGTGCCGTTAAACTGATCGTTTCCAAGATGGCAGATGCTGTTATCGAAGCAAATCAGGGAGTAGGCGGAGAAGACGCATACTATGAGGAAGAAGTTGCTGAAGAAGCAGCAGAAACATCCGCAGAGTAA